TCCAGTTCCTCTCCCAGCCCATCATCACCTTTGGCACAGCCATGGCTGCCTTCTACCTCCCTGTCACGGTCATGTGCACGCTCTACTGGCGCATCTACCGGGAGACAGAGAACCGGGCCCGGGAGCTGGCAGCCCTGCAGGGCTCCGAGACGCCGGGGAAGgggggcggcagcagcagcagctcagaGAGGTCCCAGCCAGGGGCTGAGGGCTCCCCGGAGACCCCTCCAGGgcgctgctgccgctgctgccgGGCCCCCCGGCTACTCCAGGCCTACAgctggaaagaggaggaggaggaggatgaagccTCCATGGAGTCCCTCACGTCCTCGGAGGGTGAGGAGCCCGGCTCTGAGGTGGTGATCAAGATGCCCATGGTGGACCCCGGGGCGCAGGCCCCCGCCAAGCAGCCGCCCCGGAGCTCCCCGAATACGGTCAAGAGGCCGACCCGGAAGGGGCGTGAGCGAGCGGGCAAGGGCCAAAAGCCCCGTGGGAAGGAGCAGCTGGCCAAGCGGAAGACCTTCTCGCTGGTCAAGGAGAAGAAGGCGGCTCGGACCCTGAGCGCCATCCTGCTGGCCTTCATCCTCACCTGGACACCGTACAACATCATGGTGCTGGTGTCCACCTTCTGCAAGGACTGTGTTCCCGAGACCCTGTGGGAGCTGGGCTACTGGCTGTGCTACGTCAACAGCACCATCAACCCCATGTGCTATGCGCTCTGCAACAAAGCCTTCCGGGACACCTTCCGCCTGCTGCTGCTCTGCCGCTGGGACAAGCGTCGCTGGCGCAAGATCCCCAAGCGCCCCGGCTCTGTGCACCGCACCCCCTCCCGCCAATGCTGATGGCCCCTCGCCTGCGTCCCTCCACCCCAGGCCCCGGTGGAAAGCGGGCAGGCGCTGTGACCTCAGACCCAGGGCCCTGCTCAGGCCCCACCAGCCTTCCCAGGCCCCTAGGTCACCTTCCTGCACAGCCCAGGGAGACCCTGCCAACTTTCCAAATTTTGCTGTTcccaggcagggaggggcacCCGGGGAACTGGTTTTTCTGTTCCCTGCTGGGTGGGAATGGGCCCTTCACCAGGAAGAAAGCCCAGGAGGAGGATCCGGGCTTTGGCTTCCTTGTTTGTGTTTAGACAGGAAGTCCGTCCAGGGCCAGCAGTGCGGGCCAGGAGAGAGGAGGTTTAACCGTGCAGTCATCCTTGGCCCGGGGGCTGGCCTGGACTGAGCGGGAGACAGCACCCCCTGCCAGCAGGGAACTGACACCGACCACTGAGAGAGAAGCCTGGCTCAAAGGGAGCATCCCCCGCCCTCCCCGgggaccccctccctccccaggcacAGCCCACTCTGCTGGGCCCTAGGCACACTCTCCGGGATTATCCAGCCTCTCTACACATGTCCCCAGAGTGTCCCTAGGTGGGTCACCCCCAAGGCAAATGTCCAAGCATCAGCAGGACAATGACACCAGAGGGGACCAGCATGGTTAGTCACCCCGCCCAAGTCCCTAGGCAGCAGCAGGACCAGGTGCCAGGTGTCCCGACTGTCCCACTGTGTCATGTCCCTGGGAGTGAGGGGCAGGGGTACCTGCTGTCCAGCCCCACACCTATACCCCCTGCCCCAGAGAAACCCtcagtccctccctccctggctcaCAGACACCACCTGGATAGATCTGTTCCATCAGATCTAGCCAGGCCTCCCGCATGCTGCCTGCCTCCGGCCCCACCCCACACCGGCCTGGCCCAGCCAACAGGTTCTCTCCTGTGAGCTCCCCAATCCGACCCGTGCATGGCCTCCCAGGCGCCCTTATCTCCAGGCCCAGCCTGGTCCCAAATGTTCTTTCCTCCTGACCTCAGCAAGTGCTGAGTCTGTGAATAAAGCCACATAACCAGCGGGCGCTAAGGGGCCGTCTTCCCTgtgttggctctttttttttttttttttttttttaatttggccgcACCtcgaagcttgtgggatctta
This region of Mesoplodon densirostris isolate mMesDen1 chromosome 7, mMesDen1 primary haplotype, whole genome shotgun sequence genomic DNA includes:
- the CHRM1 gene encoding muscarinic acetylcholine receptor M1 is translated as MNTSAPPAVSPNITVLAPGKGPWQVAFIGITTGLLSLATVTGNLLVLISFKVNTELKTVNNYFLLSLACADLIIGTFSMNLYTTYLLMGHWALGTLACDLWLALDYVASNASVMNLLLISFDRYFSVTRPLSYRAKRTPRRAALMIGLAWLVSFVLWAPAILFWQYLVGERTVLAGQCYIQFLSQPIITFGTAMAAFYLPVTVMCTLYWRIYRETENRARELAALQGSETPGKGGGSSSSSERSQPGAEGSPETPPGRCCRCCRAPRLLQAYSWKEEEEEDEASMESLTSSEGEEPGSEVVIKMPMVDPGAQAPAKQPPRSSPNTVKRPTRKGRERAGKGQKPRGKEQLAKRKTFSLVKEKKAARTLSAILLAFILTWTPYNIMVLVSTFCKDCVPETLWELGYWLCYVNSTINPMCYALCNKAFRDTFRLLLLCRWDKRRWRKIPKRPGSVHRTPSRQC